A single Thunnus thynnus chromosome 6, fThuThy2.1, whole genome shotgun sequence DNA region contains:
- the her3 gene encoding hairy-related 3, whose product MVATTDCVEKSKPMSGNKVSKPLMEKKRRARINKCLDQLKSLLESYYSSSIRKRKLEKADILELTVKHLRNLQKIQSCTTAASEFSEYQSGFRSCLANFNQYLLMADNLNGSDRWMLSQLSSKLCCSRGRGDTSSTMDSGPGRAETQDPAPRPLPSAAGPDEGKAAKTKVLKPNSASACRFLLSEDALQSSGTKQAVHTAESTQNTHEKRSSHKKFHSTNHCRNEVANTQHNVWRPW is encoded by the exons ATGGTGGCGACAACAGACTGTGTGGAAAAGTCCAAACCCATGTCGGGAAACAAG gtttcTAAACCACTCATGGAAAAGAAACGACGAGCTCGCATAAACAAGTGTTTGGACCAGTTAAAATCTCTTCTGGAGAGCTACTACAGCAGCAGT ATTCGAAAGCGTAAACTGGAAAAGGCAGACATCTTGGAGCTCACTGTGAAACACCTGAGGAACCTCCAAAAGATTCAGAGCT GCACTACCGCTGCTTCTGAGTTTTCAGAATACCAATCAGGCTTCCGCAGTTGCCTTGCAAACTTCAACCAGTACTTGCTGATGGCAGATAACTTAAACGGAAGCGACCGTTGGATGTTGTCGCAACTTTCCAGTAAACTCTGCTGCTCTCGGGGTCGAGGAGACACCtccagcaccatggacagcggcCCGGGCCGAGCTGAGACACAAGACCCGGCGCCGAGACCTCTTCCATCTGCAGCTGGGCCTGACGAGGGAAAAGCGGCCAAAACTAAAGTGCTGAAACCCAACAGTGCAAGTGCGTGTCGTTTTCTACTGAGTGAAGATGCACTGCAGTCATCTGGAACAAAACAGGCTGTCCACACAGCGGAGTCCACGCAAAATACTCATGAAAAACGCTCCAGTCACAAGAAGTTTCACTCTACCAATCACTGCAGGAATGAAGTTGCCAACACTCAGCACAACGTCTGGCGGCCTTGGTAG
- the LOC137184289 gene encoding taste receptor type 1 member 1-like: protein MTSQVMHSQVHGNDPWGFAITSIALLIKRQRLIRVHINWQTETATMTHLVASLYLLGSFLHTFTQCTAQASEFQLEGDYLIGGLFDIHQASGPVYHDRPEGTDCSSKPFIMSSYLRFQLMRFTVEEINNSTSLLPNVSLGYEIFDHCSGTQSFPGIFKLISVNGLTQHWGEPQKNPSTVSKVIAVVGPFSSTDTLTVAPLFMVDLIPMVSYGAASSALSEKLKFPSFLRTVHSNKDIIAVIVNIILHFNWRWVAFLNSDDDFGKDGLELFIKRIKDTEICLAYTKELNHNTNYSIMFKQMEALRVHIMVVFAPKMTSEALIESAIELNITNKVWIAGDTWSLNKRLAKEKGIQNIGTVLGVSQPVVTIPGFSDFIFSSKSQTPCENAEQQMFCNQVCNCSGLSSKDVSAMDPSFSFPVYSAVYAIAHALHNVLQCGAGRCDDNITIYPHMVLAELKKSNFTLLNRSIQFNENGDPKYGSYSIVYWNQSGEAEEIGFHKFYEGVLFFINNTKIRWYKNKVPTSLCSPECHVGHVKRQNGIHKCCFTCEICPNGTYINSTEDPYKCIDCKETEWSTEGSTSCSLRLVEYIPFTDSGAILTMIGACTLVGLALATSVLFAINYNTPVVRSAGGPMCFLILGSLSLCSFSIFFYFGKPTIPFCILRFLPFSLFYAVCLACFVVRSFQIVCIFKIAAKFPKLYSWWMKYHGQWLVITVAFVTQALILLVGYFYGHPKPNNETIWYPDKIILGCEINLKCSSGPVILLVFLSSLCFIFSYMGKDLPKNYNEAKAITFCLLLLILTWIMFATECMIYRGKYIQTSNALAVLSSLYSFLLWYFLPKCYVIIFQPHKNTQQYFQGLIQSYTKTISQ, encoded by the exons ATGACATCTCAAGTGATGCATTCCCAGGTGCATGGAAATGATCCCTGGGGGTTTGCCATTACAAGCATCGCATTACTTATTAAAAGGCAGAGGCTAATCAGAGTTCACATCAATTGGCAAACAGAAACTGCAACAATGACACATCTTGTTGCCTCTCTGTATCTGCTGGGATCTTTTCTACACACCTTTACTCAATGCACTGCCCAAGCCTCAGAGTTTCAGCTGGAAGGAGATTATTTGATAGGTGGACTTTTTGATATCCATCAAGCCAGTGGCCCTGTTTATCATGACAGACCAGAGGGCACTGACTgctccag TAAACCCTTCATTATGTCAAGTTATCTGAGGTTTCAGTTGATGAGATTCACTGTGGAGGAAATCAATAACTCTACCAGCCTCCTGCCAAATGTATCTCTCGGCTATGAGATATTTGACCACTGCTCAGGAACACAGAGTTTCCCGGGTATTTTCAAACTCATCTCAGTCAATGGCTTGACCCAACATTGGGGTGAACCACAGAAAAATCCGTCTACAGTTTCCAAAGTGATAGCAGTGGTTGGTCCTTTTTCAAGCACTGACACCCTAACTGTAGCCCCACTCTTCATGGTGGATCTTATTCCTAtg GTCAGTTATGGAGCTGCTAGCTCTGCTTTGTCAGAAAAATTGAAATTTCCCTCTTTCCTACGAACAGTGCATTCCAATAAAGACATCATAGCAGTGATTGTTAACATCATACTGCACTTCAACTGGCGCTGGGTTGCTTTCCTAAATAGTGATGATGATTTTGGCAAAGATGGCCTGGAATTGTTTATAAAGAGGATCAAGGATACTGAGATCTGCCTGGCATACACCAAAGAGCTAAACCACAATACGAATTATTCCATAATGTTCAAACAGATGGAAGCATTGAGAGTACATATCATGGTTGTGTTTGCTCCAAAAATGACTTCTGAAGCTCTCATTGAGTCAGCAATAGAACTGAATATCACAAACAAGGTGTGGATAGCAGGGGATACCTGGTCTTTAAACAAGAGGCTGGCAAAGGAGAAAGGAATCCAAAATATCGGAACTGTACTCGGGGTGTCTCAGCCAGTAGTGACAATACCTGgtttcagtgattttatcttttcttcTAAAAGCCAGACTCCATGTGAAAATGCAGAACAACAGATGTTTTGTAATCAGGTTTGTAACTGCAGTGGCCTGAGTTCAAAAGATGTCAGTGCTATGGAcccatctttctcttttcctgtttATTCTGCCGTATATGCCATCGCTCATGCCTTACACAATGTCTTGCAATGTGGAGCTGGAAGATGTGATGACAATATTACAATCTACCCACACATG GTTCTAGCAGAACTGAAGAAGTCAAACTTTACACTTTTAAACCGGAGTATTCAGTTTAATGAGAATGGTGACCCCAAGTACGGATCTTATTCCATAGTTTACTGGAACCAAAGTGGTGAAGCAGAGGAGATTGGCTTTCATAAATTTTATGAAGGTGTCCTTTTTTTCATCAACAACACCAAAATTCGGTGGTACAAAAACAAA GTGCCCACTTCACTATGTTCCCCAGAATGTCATGTAGGACATGTAAAAAGGCAAAATGGAATCCACAAATGCTGCTTCACTTGTGAAATCTGTCCGAATGGAACTTATATCAACAGCACAG AAGATCCCTACAAGTGCATCGACTGTAAGGAGACAGAGTGGTCCACAGAAGGAAGTACATCATGCAGTCTGCGGTTGGTGGAGTACATCCCGTTCACAGACAGCGGGGCTATACTGACCATGATTGGGGCCTGCACCTTGGTGGGCCTCGCACTAGCCACGTCTGTTCTCTTTGCCATCAACTACAACACACCTGTTGTCAGATCTGCTGGGGGACCAATGTGCTTCTTAATTTTAGGTTCCCTCAGTCTGTGTAGTTTTAGTATATTCTTTTACTTTGGTAAGCCAACCATTCCCTTTTGTATCTTAAGGTTCCTACCATTTTCATTGTTCTATGCTGTCTGTCTTGCATGTTTTGTAGTGCGCTCTTTTCAAATTGTTTGCATTTTCAAAATAGCTGCCAAGTTCCCCAAGCTCTACAGCTGGTGGATGAAATATCATGGACAATGGCTGGTCATCACAGTGGCATTTGTTACTCAGGCACTCATACTTCTTGTTGGCTATTTTTATGGACACCCCAAGCCAAACAATGAAACTATTTGGTATCCAGACAAAATCATACTTGGCTGTGAAATCAATCTCAAATGTTCCTCTGGCCCTGTGATTTTACTTGTCTTTCTGTCCTCcctttgctttattttctccTACATGGGAAAAGACCTCCCAAAAAATTACAATGAGGCCAAAGCGATAACCTTCTGCCTGCTCCTGCTGATCCTCACCTGGATCATGTTTGCCACTGAATGTATGATTTACCGTGGAAAGTACATCCAAACTTCTAATGCTCTGGCAGTACTGTCCAGCCTCTACTCCTTTCTGTTGTGGTATTTCCTCCCAAAATGTTACGTCATTATTTTCCAAccccacaaaaacacacagcagtacTTTCAAGGTCTCATTCAAAGTTATACCAAAACAATTAGCCAGTAG
- the tas1r2.2 gene encoding taste receptor type 1 member 2.2 yields the protein MKYFLASLCLLESLFHALTQCTVPASEFQLEGDYLIGGLFDVHHASGLVYHYRPEAIDCSSKPLILSSYRRFQLMRFTVEEINNSTSLLPNVSLGYKIFDHCSDTQNFPGIFNLISVNDLIKPWGDTHKNVSTVSKVIAVVGPYTSTQSLTVAPLFMVDLIPMVSYGAASSIFSIKQKFPSFLRTARPNKDTIEVIVKIVQHFKWRWVAFLNSDNDYGNDALKLFIKTIKDTEICLAYTQGLNDYTNYSLIFKRIEAQEVHVIIVFAPEWTAEALIESAIQLNVTNKVWIADDTWSSNKRLPKEKGIKNIGTILGVAEPLIAMPGFRDFIFSSKSQTQCEDAEQQMFCNQICNCSDLSPEKVIAADPSFSFSIYSAVYAIAHALHNVLQCGAGRCNDNITVYPHMVLAELKKSNFTLLNKSIQFDENGDPTFGFYSILYWNNSGDAEEIGFYKFPPSFNFFINNTKIQWFKKREVPSSLCSPECPVGYAKRQDGIHKCCFTCEICPNGTYINNTEDPYKCIDCKETEWSTEGSTSCSLRLVEYIPFTDSGAILTMIGACTLVGLALATSVLFAINYNTPVVRSAGGPMCFLILGSLSLCSFSVFFYFGKPTIPFCILRFLPFSLFYAVCLACFVVRSFQIVCIFKIAAKFPKLYSWWMKYHGQWLVITVAFVTQALILLVGHSYGHPKPSNEMNWYPDKIILGCDINLKVFSGPVILLVFLSSLCFIFSYMGKDLPKNYNEAKAITFCLLLLILTWTMFATECMIYRGKYIQTLNALAVLSSLYSFLLWYFLPKCYIIIFQPHRNTQQYFQGLIQSYTKTISQ from the exons atgaaatattttctaGCTTCTCTGTGTCTACTGGAATCTCTTTTTCATGCCTTGACTCAGTGCACTGTCCCAGCCTCAGAGTTCCAGCTGGAAGGAGATTATTTGATAGGTGGCCTTTTTGATGTTCATCATGCCAGTGGCCTTGTTTATCATTACAGACCAGAAGCCATCGACTGCTCCAG TAAACCCTTAATTCTGTCAAGTTACCGGAGGTTTCAGTTGATGAGATTCACTGTGGAGGAAATCAATAACTCTACCAGCCTCCTGCCAAATGTATCTCTCGGCTATAAGATATTTGACCACTGCTCAGATACACAAAATTTCCCTGGTATTTTTAACCTCATTTCAGTCAATGACTTGATCAAACCTTGGGGTGACACACACAAGAATGTGTCTACAGTGTCCAAAGTGATAGCAGTGGTTGGTCCTTATACCAGCACTCAATCCCTGACTGTAGCTCCACTCTTTATGGTGGATCTCATTcccatg GTCAGTTATGGAGCTGCTAGTTctattttttcaataaaacaaaagtttccCTCTTTCCTACGAACAGCACGTCCCAATAAAGACACCATAGAAGTAATTGTTAAAATTGTGCAACACTTCAAGTGGCGCTGGGTTGCTTTCcttaacagtgataatgattATGGCAATGATGCCTTGAAATTGTTCATAAAGACGATAAAGGACACCGAGATCTGCCTGGCATACACCCAAGGCCTCAATGATTATACAAATTACTCCCTAATTTTCAAACGGATAGAGGCACAGGAGGTACATGTCATAATTGTTTTTGCTCCAGAATGGACTGCTGAAGCTCTCATTGAGTCAGCAATACAACTGAATGTCACAAACAAGGTGTGGATAGCAGATGACACGTGGTCCTCAAACAAGAGGCTCCCAAAGGAGAAAGGAATCAAAAACATTGGAACTATACTTGGGGTTGCTGAGCCATTAATAGCAATGCCTGGTTTCAGGGATTTTATCTTTTCCTCTAAAAGCCAGACTCAATGTGAAGATGCAGAACAACAGATGTTTTGTAATCAGATTTGTAACTGCAGTGACCTGAGTCCAGAAAAAGTCATTGCTGCAGAcccatctttctctttttctataTATTCTGCTGTATATGCCATCGCTCATGCCTTACACAATGTCTTGCAATGTGGAGCTGGAAGATGTAATGACAATATTACAGTCTACCCACACATG GTTCTAGCAGAGCTGAAGAAGTCAAACTTTACTCTTTTAAACAAGAGTATTCAGTTTGATGAGAACGGTGACCCCACATTCGGATTCTATTCTATACTTTACTGGAACAACAGTGGTGATGCAGAGGAGATCGGCTTTTATAAATTTCCCCCATCGTTCAATTTCTTCATCAACAACACCAAAATCCAGTGGTTCAAAAAGAGAGaa GTGCCATCTTCACTATGTTCCCCAGAATGTCCTGTAGGATATGCAAAAAGGCAAGATGGAATCCACAAATGCTGCTTCACTTGTGAAATCTGTCCGAATGGAACTTATATCAACAACACAG AGGATCCCTACAAGTGCATCGACTGTAAGGAGACAGAGTGGTCCACAGAAGGAAGTACATCATGCAGTCTGCGGTTGGTGGAGTACATCCCGTTCACAGACAGCGGGGCTATACTGACCATGATTGGGGCCTGCACCTTGGTGGGCCTCGCACTAGCCACGTCTGTTCTCTTTGCCATCAACTACAACACACCTGTTGTCAGATCTGCTGGGGGACCAATGTGCTTCTTAATTTTAGGTTCCCTCAGTCTGTGTAGTTTTAGTGTATTCTTTTACTTTGGTAAGCCAACTATTCCCTTTTGTATCTTAAGGTTCCTACCATTTTCATTGTTCTATGCTGTCTGTCTTGCATGTTTTGTAGTGCGCTCTTTTCAAATTGTTTGCATTTTCAAAATAGCTGCCAAGTTCCCCAAGCTCTACAGCTGGTGGATGAAATATCATGGACAATGGCTGGTCATCACAGTGGCATTTGTTACTCAGGCACTCATACTTCTTGTTGGCCATTCTTATGGACACCCCAAGCCAAGCAATGAAATGAATTGGTATCCAGACAAAATCATACTTGGCTGTGACATCAATCTCAAAGTATTCTCTGGTCCTGTGATTTTACTTGTCTTTCTGTCCTCcctttgctttattttctccTACATGGGAAAAGACCTCCCAAAAAATTACAATGAGGCCAAAGCGATAACCTTCTGCCTGCTCCTGCTGATCCTCACCTGGACCATGTTTGCCACTGAATGTATGATTTACCGTGGAAAGTACATCCAAACTCTTAATGCTCTGGCAGTACTGTCCAGTCTCTACTCCTTTCTGTTGTGGTATTTCCTCCCAAaatgttacatcatcattttccaaccccacagaaacacacagcagtacTTTCAAGGTCTCATTCAAAGTTATACCAAAACAATTAGCCAGTAG